Proteins found in one Campylobacter concisus genomic segment:
- a CDS encoding ribonucleoside-diphosphate reductase subunit alpha — protein sequence MKVIKRNGRTEELDISKIKKYTNEAVLGLSNVSLSELEVDAKIQFRDMITTEEIQQTLIKTAVDKIDIDRPNWTFVAARLFLYDLYHKVSGFNGYNHLKDYLVKGEKVGRIIPGLKEKYDLEDLNSYIKPERDLQFAYLGIKTLYDRYLIKDKNGMPIELPQHMFMAIAMFLAQNELDSQGWAKKFYDLISKFEVMLATPTLSNARTTRHQLSSCYVGSTPDNIEGIFDSYKEMALLSKFGGGIGWDWSKVRAMGGSIDGHKNAAGGIIPFLKVTNDIAVAVDQLGTRKGAIAVYIEPWHMDVSDFLDLRKNSGEERRRAHELFPALWINDLFMKRVKENGRWSLFDPAQVSDLCDLYGEEFEKRYLEYENDENIQKNTILAKELWKKILTSYFETGMPFLCFKDNANKTNPNDHEGIIRSSNLCTEIFQNTAPNYYKIKITYEDGGEELFDEEEDITVDSGITKKAKKLSALDSLKGKQIFIVEKESIEGKTAVCNLASINLSKINSKEDIERVVPIAIRMLDNVIDLNFYPHKKVKHTNLSSRSIGLGVMGEAQMLAEKNVKWGSYEHLALIDSIMENISFNAIYASSNLAVEKGVYPKFEGSKWSKGIMPIDTANENAKALLNVKGGLFDENVCDWDKLREKVKRDGMRNGYLMAIAPTSSISILVGTTQTIEPVYKRKWFEHNLSGMIPNVVPNLSPDTWQFYTPAYELDQRILIKAGAIRQKWIDQGQSLNIFMSLDKASGGYLSEIYTLAWELGLKSTYYLRSESPDSEKLNDVADRSIECEGCQ from the coding sequence TTGAAAGTTATAAAACGTAATGGCAGAACCGAAGAGCTTGATATCAGTAAGATCAAAAAATACACAAACGAAGCCGTCCTAGGTCTTAGCAACGTAAGCCTTAGCGAGCTTGAGGTAGATGCGAAAATCCAGTTTAGGGACATGATCACGACTGAGGAAATTCAGCAGACTCTTATAAAAACAGCAGTTGATAAGATCGACATCGACCGCCCAAACTGGACATTTGTCGCTGCGAGGCTATTTTTATACGACCTTTATCACAAAGTATCTGGATTTAACGGCTACAACCACCTAAAAGACTACCTAGTAAAAGGCGAAAAGGTAGGCCGTATCATCCCTGGACTAAAAGAGAAGTACGATCTTGAGGATCTAAACTCTTATATCAAGCCTGAGCGCGATCTTCAGTTTGCATACCTTGGTATCAAAACGCTTTATGACCGCTATCTCATAAAAGACAAAAATGGCATGCCAATCGAGCTACCACAGCATATGTTTATGGCAATTGCTATGTTTCTTGCACAAAACGAGCTAGATAGCCAAGGCTGGGCTAAGAAATTTTACGACCTCATCTCTAAATTTGAAGTGATGCTCGCTACTCCGACGCTCTCAAATGCCCGTACGACGCGTCACCAGCTAAGTAGCTGTTATGTAGGCAGCACACCTGATAATATCGAGGGCATTTTTGATAGCTACAAAGAGATGGCACTACTTTCAAAATTTGGCGGCGGTATTGGCTGGGACTGGAGCAAGGTGCGTGCGATGGGCGGTAGTATAGACGGACACAAAAACGCAGCTGGCGGTATCATTCCATTTTTGAAAGTGACAAATGACATCGCAGTGGCGGTCGATCAGCTAGGTACTAGAAAGGGCGCGATCGCTGTTTATATCGAGCCTTGGCACATGGACGTGAGCGATTTTCTCGATCTTCGTAAAAACTCAGGCGAAGAGAGGCGCCGTGCACATGAGCTTTTCCCTGCACTTTGGATAAACGACCTATTTATGAAGCGTGTCAAAGAAAATGGTCGCTGGAGCCTCTTTGACCCAGCTCAAGTAAGCGACCTTTGCGACCTTTATGGTGAGGAGTTTGAGAAGAGATACTTAGAGTATGAAAACGACGAAAATATCCAGAAAAATACCATCCTTGCAAAAGAGCTTTGGAAGAAAATTTTAACCAGCTATTTTGAAACTGGTATGCCATTTTTATGCTTTAAAGACAATGCCAACAAAACAAATCCAAACGACCACGAGGGCATCATCAGAAGCTCAAATTTATGTACCGAAATTTTCCAAAACACAGCGCCAAACTACTATAAGATCAAGATCACTTATGAAGACGGCGGCGAGGAGCTATTTGACGAAGAAGAAGACATCACGGTCGATAGTGGCATAACTAAAAAAGCCAAAAAGCTAAGCGCGCTTGATAGCCTAAAAGGCAAGCAAATTTTCATCGTAGAAAAAGAGAGCATCGAGGGCAAAACGGCAGTTTGCAACCTTGCAAGTATAAATTTAAGCAAGATAAATAGCAAAGAGGATATTGAGCGTGTCGTGCCGATAGCTATCAGGATGCTTGATAATGTTATAGATCTAAATTTCTATCCGCACAAAAAGGTAAAACACACCAACCTATCATCTCGCTCGATCGGCCTTGGCGTCATGGGTGAGGCGCAAATGCTAGCTGAGAAAAACGTAAAATGGGGTAGCTATGAGCACTTGGCGCTCATTGACAGCATAATGGAAAATATAAGCTTCAACGCGATCTATGCTAGCTCAAATTTAGCCGTAGAAAAGGGCGTCTATCCAAAATTTGAGGGCTCAAAATGGAGCAAAGGCATCATGCCGATAGACACAGCAAACGAGAACGCAAAAGCGCTTTTAAACGTCAAAGGCGGGCTGTTTGATGAAAATGTCTGCGACTGGGATAAGCTAAGAGAGAAGGTCAAGCGCGACGGCATGAGAAACGGCTACCTAATGGCGATCGCTCCAACTAGCTCGATCTCGATCCTTGTTGGTACCACTCAGACCATCGAGCCAGTCTATAAGCGCAAGTGGTTTGAGCACAACCTAAGCGGTATGATCCCAAATGTCGTGCCAAATCTCAGCCCTGATACTTGGCAGTTTTACACACCAGCATACGAGCTTGATCAGAGAATTTTGATAAAAGCAGGCGCGATTCGCCAAAAGTGGATCGACCAAGGCCAAAGTTTAAATATATTTATGAGCCTAGACAAAGCAAGCGGCGGATATCTAAGTGAAATTTACACGCTTGCATGGGAGCTTGGATTAAAATCAACCTACTATCTACGCTCAGAGTCGCCTGACAGCGAAAAACTAAACGACGTAGCTGACCGCTCGATCGAATGTGAGGGATGTCAGTAG
- the purB gene encoding adenylosuccinate lyase has product MVERYSRKEMAEKWSIQAKYDAWLKVEKAAVKAWNKLGFISDGDCEKICRNAKFEVARIDEIEKTTKHDVIAFLTSVSESLGEESRFVHYGMTSSDCIDTAVALQMKESLELIISDIEEFMQAIKDRANEHKHTLMVGRSHGIHGEPITFGLVLAIWYDEIARALKLIKDAKDTISYGKLSGAMGNLAHAPMEFEELTCEELGLKAAPASNQVIQRDRYAHVVSAIAVLASTCEKIAVAIRHYQRTEVYEAEEYFSPGQKGSSAMPHKRNPVLSENITGLCRVLRSYVTPALENVALWHERDISHSSVERFILPDMFITADFMLVRIKNLIANLVVYPENMMKNLNLTGGLVFSQRVLLQLPQRGISREDAYKIVQRNAMKVWADLQEGKKAIDEQGHSLFLQNLLNDEDLTKSLSKDEIKECFDYNYYTKNVDKIFARVFGK; this is encoded by the coding sequence ATGGTCGAAAGATACTCACGCAAAGAGATGGCTGAAAAGTGGAGTATACAAGCAAAATACGACGCTTGGCTCAAGGTAGAAAAAGCTGCAGTTAAAGCTTGGAATAAGCTTGGCTTCATAAGCGACGGCGACTGCGAGAAAATTTGCAGAAATGCTAAATTTGAAGTGGCTCGCATCGACGAGATAGAAAAGACGACAAAGCACGACGTCATCGCATTTTTAACAAGCGTCAGCGAGAGCCTTGGCGAGGAGAGCAGATTCGTGCACTACGGCATGACCTCAAGCGACTGCATCGACACAGCCGTCGCACTTCAGATGAAAGAGAGTCTAGAGCTCATCATCAGCGACATTGAAGAGTTTATGCAGGCGATCAAAGACAGAGCGAACGAGCACAAGCACACGCTCATGGTTGGCAGAAGCCACGGTATCCACGGCGAGCCGATAACTTTTGGCCTTGTTCTTGCTATCTGGTACGACGAGATTGCAAGGGCGCTAAAGCTCATCAAAGACGCAAAAGATACGATCAGCTACGGTAAACTCTCAGGTGCTATGGGAAATTTAGCCCACGCTCCGATGGAATTTGAAGAGCTAACATGCGAAGAGCTTGGCCTAAAAGCTGCCCCAGCATCTAACCAAGTGATCCAGCGTGACCGCTACGCGCATGTGGTGAGCGCCATCGCAGTTCTAGCCTCTACTTGCGAGAAGATCGCAGTTGCCATTAGGCATTACCAAAGGACCGAGGTTTATGAGGCGGAGGAGTATTTTAGCCCAGGACAAAAGGGCTCAAGCGCGATGCCACACAAGCGCAACCCAGTCCTTAGCGAAAACATCACTGGCCTTTGCAGAGTGCTACGCTCATACGTTACGCCAGCACTTGAAAACGTAGCCCTTTGGCACGAGCGCGACATCAGCCACAGCTCGGTCGAGAGATTTATCCTACCAGATATGTTTATCACGGCTGATTTTATGCTGGTTCGTATCAAAAATTTGATAGCAAATTTAGTCGTATATCCAGAAAATATGATGAAAAATTTAAATTTAACAGGCGGCCTAGTCTTTTCACAGCGCGTGCTTTTACAACTGCCACAGCGTGGAATCTCTAGAGAGGACGCCTACAAGATCGTTCAGCGCAACGCTATGAAGGTCTGGGCAGACTTGCAAGAGGGCAAAAAAGCGATCGATGAGCAAGGTCACAGCCTATTTTTACAAAATTTGCTAAACGATGAAGACCTAACTAAGAGCCTTAGCAAAGATGAGATCAAAGAGTGCTTTGACTACAACTACTACACCAAAAACGTAGATAAAATTTTCGCCAGAGTCTTTGGCAAGTAA
- a CDS encoding pseudouridine synthase family protein, with protein MPYVNKFIATANKQKAYEILMKTGFSMREAQRFIDKGRLICDGSVVSEKNAILCGEVFLIDYEAKPKGLKPIFECESFAVFDKPSGVLSHPNGRHCEYSLNDEIYTLFGRDASVAHRLDFETSGVIVVGKDRNSTIKLKKIFENREVFKSYVAMVQGKIEREFMIDAKMDLANNYDDVKMRMQICKNGKSAVTKILPIRYFDDIDTTLLRAIPLTGRQHQIRLHLFHVKHKILGEPLYGLSRPQIEKILDKEMCERERINLTGAKRLLLHSDEISFKFDEIFYKIKSKFDAENEFYRFAKES; from the coding sequence TTGCCCTACGTAAATAAATTTATTGCCACTGCAAACAAACAAAAAGCGTATGAAATTTTAATGAAAACTGGCTTTAGCATGAGAGAAGCACAGCGCTTCATAGATAAAGGTAGGCTGATATGTGACGGTAGTGTCGTGAGTGAGAAAAATGCCATTTTGTGTGGCGAGGTATTTTTGATCGACTATGAGGCCAAGCCAAAGGGACTAAAACCGATCTTTGAGTGTGAGAGCTTTGCTGTATTTGACAAGCCAAGTGGAGTGCTGAGTCACCCAAATGGCAGACACTGTGAGTACTCGCTAAATGATGAAATTTATACGCTTTTTGGACGAGATGCGAGCGTGGCACATAGGCTAGACTTTGAGACGAGCGGCGTGATAGTCGTGGGCAAAGATAGAAATTCTACGATTAAACTAAAGAAAATTTTTGAAAATAGAGAGGTTTTTAAAAGCTACGTCGCAATGGTACAAGGTAAGATCGAACGAGAATTTATGATCGATGCCAAAATGGATCTAGCAAACAACTACGACGATGTGAAAATGCGGATGCAAATTTGCAAAAACGGCAAGAGCGCTGTGACTAAAATTTTGCCGATCAGATATTTTGACGATATCGATACAACTTTACTTCGGGCTATTCCTCTCACTGGCAGGCAGCATCAAATTCGCTTACATTTGTTTCATGTGAAACACAAGATCCTTGGCGAACCACTTTATGGTTTGTCACGTCCACAGATCGAGAAAATTTTAGATAAAGAAATGTGTGAGCGTGAACGGATAAATTTAACTGGTGCAAAAAGGCTCTTGCTTCACTCGGACGAAATTTCATTTAAATTTGATGAAATTTTTTACAAGATAAAAAGCAAATTTGACGCTGAAAACGAGTTTTATAGATTTGCAAAAGAGAGCTAA
- the rlmN gene encoding 23S rRNA (adenine(2503)-C(2))-methyltransferase RlmN translates to MINLLDLSIDELKELVSPPFRAIQIYEWIYKKNATDFSQMLNLPKDMRQGLAEKFYIEPLKCVKFEQSSDGSIKYLFELKDGLKIESVLLPMKEEIGDENGKVSRHARYTVCVSSQVGCKMGCAFCLTAKGGLVRNLTAGEIVGQILWIKRENKIPYERRINVVYMGMGEPLDNLTNVSKAIKILALNEGLAISPRRQTVSTSGLGSQIKKLGEMDLGVLLAISLHAVTNELRSRLMPINKAYNIEAVMDAVRGFPIDMRKRVMFEYLVIKDLNDSVSDAKKLVKLLHGIKAKVNLIYFNPHEGSEFGRPELTSMLKFQEYLRDHGVTCTIRQSKGLDISAACGQLKQRNENAKFKAIASDKNLKTQSLEDNSKASVS, encoded by the coding sequence GTGATAAATTTGCTTGATCTTAGTATTGATGAGCTAAAAGAGTTAGTTTCTCCACCATTCAGAGCAATACAAATCTACGAGTGGATATATAAGAAAAATGCAACCGATTTTAGCCAAATGCTAAATTTACCTAAAGATATGCGCCAAGGTCTAGCTGAAAAATTTTATATCGAACCTTTAAAATGTGTAAAATTTGAGCAAAGTAGTGATGGTTCGATCAAGTATCTTTTTGAGCTAAAAGATGGGCTAAAGATAGAGAGTGTCTTGCTCCCGATGAAAGAGGAGATTGGTGATGAGAATGGAAAGGTCAGTCGCCATGCTCGTTATACGGTTTGTGTTAGTTCGCAGGTTGGCTGTAAAATGGGCTGTGCTTTTTGTCTAACAGCAAAGGGTGGGCTTGTTAGAAATTTGACTGCAGGCGAGATTGTGGGACAAATTTTATGGATAAAAAGAGAAAATAAAATACCTTATGAAAGACGTATAAATGTCGTTTATATGGGTATGGGTGAGCCACTTGATAATCTTACTAACGTTAGTAAAGCTATCAAAATTTTAGCTCTTAATGAGGGTCTAGCCATATCACCACGTCGTCAAACCGTTTCAACTAGCGGACTTGGCAGTCAGATAAAAAAGCTTGGTGAGATGGATCTTGGCGTGTTATTGGCCATATCGCTTCATGCTGTTACTAATGAGCTTAGAAGCCGCCTAATGCCGATAAATAAGGCATATAACATCGAGGCTGTTATGGATGCTGTTAGGGGATTTCCTATCGATATGCGAAAGCGTGTAATGTTTGAATACCTTGTTATAAAGGATTTAAACGATAGCGTGAGTGATGCTAAAAAGTTGGTAAAACTACTTCATGGCATAAAAGCAAAGGTAAATCTTATATATTTTAATCCACATGAGGGCAGTGAATTTGGACGACCTGAGCTTACCAGCATGCTAAAATTTCAAGAATATCTAAGAGATCACGGCGTTACTTGCACGATCAGACAGAGCAAAGGACTTGATATAAGTGCAGCTTGTGGACAGTTAAAACAACGCAATGAAAATGCAAAATTTAAAGCTATTGCCAGTGATAAAAATTTAAAAACACAGTCGCTTGAAGATAATAGTAAAGCCAGTGTGAGTTAG
- a CDS encoding purine-nucleoside phosphorylase, with product MLVISAGKNEIFDFALPMGVGLVDMAINLTKFLQKRACIGADEKGINLKNIDSQYLAKIEAKFANSSNPELKNISQNLSKNPERNLYQMPEKIVFVGSAGLYKDGEILQIYESSVGANIEISSVENRSYSPIECEISSIVSRGTIKTNSSNFITIDKNLAHKIFEKGYFLENMEFFSVLRVAQIFKIPAYGIFVATNFCDKNAHADFIKNHAEAKKILTKYIKENM from the coding sequence ATGTTAGTTATCTCTGCTGGAAAAAACGAAATTTTTGACTTTGCTTTGCCAATGGGTGTGGGCCTAGTTGATATGGCGATAAATTTGACAAAATTTTTGCAGAAACGAGCATGTATTGGAGCGGATGAAAAGGGTATAAATTTAAAAAATATCGATTCGCAATATCTTGCAAAGATCGAGGCTAAATTTGCAAACTCATCAAATCCAGAGCTAAAAAATATAAGCCAAAATTTGTCAAAAAATCCTGAACGAAATTTATATCAGATGCCAGAAAAAATAGTTTTCGTTGGCTCAGCTGGTCTTTATAAAGATGGTGAAATTTTACAAATTTATGAAAGCTCGGTTGGGGCAAATATTGAAATTTCTAGCGTAGAAAATAGATCTTATTCACCGATTGAGTGTGAAATTTCTTCTATCGTTTCACGTGGAACTATCAAAACAAATTCATCAAATTTCATAACTATAGACAAAAATTTGGCTCATAAGATATTTGAAAAAGGCTATTTTTTAGAAAATATGGAGTTTTTTTCTGTTCTAAGAGTAGCTCAAATTTTTAAAATTCCAGCTTATGGAATTTTTGTAGCGACAAATTTTTGTGATAAAAATGCACATGCTGATTTTATAAAAAATCACGCAGAGGCCAAGAAAATTCTAACAAAATATATAAAGGAAAATATGTGA
- the hisF gene encoding imidazole glycerol phosphate synthase subunit HisF has translation MNHFAKRIIPCLDVKDGRVVKGVNFVGLVDAGDPVEIAKRYNDEGADELCFLDITASHLGRDTIVDVVKRVASKLFIPLTVGGGIRTIDDISRLLNAGCDKVSLNSSAIQDPNLIDEAAKKFGSQCVVVAIDAKKIENGYSVFINGGRIDTKKDAFSWAKEVESRGAGEILLTSMDNDGVKQGFNLELTKVFSTLSIPTIASGGAGKMEHFKEAFEAGADACLAASIFHFGEIEIKKLKEYLKANGVEVRL, from the coding sequence TTGAATCATTTTGCAAAACGCATAATCCCATGCCTTGATGTAAAAGATGGCAGAGTCGTAAAAGGCGTAAATTTCGTAGGGCTTGTTGATGCTGGAGATCCTGTCGAGATAGCTAAAAGATACAATGACGAGGGCGCTGATGAGCTTTGCTTTTTAGATATCACTGCCTCTCATCTTGGGCGTGATACGATAGTTGATGTCGTAAAAAGGGTTGCAAGTAAGCTCTTTATCCCACTAACAGTTGGCGGAGGCATACGCACGATTGATGATATCTCTCGCCTTTTAAATGCTGGCTGCGATAAAGTAAGCTTAAATTCATCAGCCATACAAGATCCAAATTTGATTGATGAGGCGGCTAAGAAATTTGGCTCGCAATGTGTTGTAGTAGCGATCGATGCCAAGAAGATCGAAAATGGCTATAGTGTTTTTATAAATGGTGGCAGGATCGATACTAAAAAAGACGCCTTTTCTTGGGCGAAAGAGGTCGAGTCGCGTGGAGCAGGTGAGATATTACTAACGTCCATGGATAATGACGGTGTCAAACAAGGCTTTAATCTTGAGCTAACAAAGGTATTTAGCACGCTTTCTATACCAACTATCGCAAGTGGTGGCGCTGGTAAGATGGAGCACTTTAAAGAGGCTTTTGAAGCCGGGGCTGATGCGTGTTTGGCTGCTTCGATATTTCACTTTGGCGAAATCGAGATAAAAAAACTAAAAGAGTATCTCAAGGCAAATGGCGTTGAGGTTAGGCTCTGA
- a CDS encoding DEAD/DEAH box helicase has product MSKANTLKYFLLSQYLEPKTLDEPKKTNTKFKKSMDLEIANFDEKFVQILRAFDRPLLKNGVEISIYGGIFETDLLALAISKLANVKFEKEQILDELRSEQTSFDKAFCYKFKLTGDLVFCKDDQNFALKDINLDDDLTPFFTPNSSDDLFISTAPWAMARLNHLKEISQSDFSKECERIKDKLSIYKEKMRLSEYVKAVHEELKSSLKTPFCKDVIRLEIRIADPNFKESESLLNSFFIDDINLLIKFYESGRTHKLTDQLLDEGSENKFERLDVRDEQNKRLVRDFFKAEEYPRSAFASDFALNFSQQIAVNNIIKKFKEKSGGIYSVNGAPDTGKTTLLKDVMAEVVTLRAMKLAQMSRHDIFAPVRDSSDKVLYFTLNKELQGYEMVVSSCNNGAVEILSKELSQLKSIGSYAGEIDYFKFIATRLLSADKKTNFGEKSFISKPAWGLFCIPLGSKQNKSNFVFNAINGVKIEKTHSQFEDISKEFKEFIEQDGFLMGLGKYLATGEGVDDYDEAKEKFNQALHEVNLLFSEIRIKEEELKSINSELINIDKRLENYNSAKQIEELLKPLIDELDLSKNELEQKVAEANELTKLIGQNEILQEYLSAPIKPSFFIFQQILKTQAFEKYNNEAQKVSEINRQIAEQNLKASKQNSENKEKNEAKLNELKAQITQLEEKILELNTKIDHLNKLNDDFIRRQKLIGRSEELDSFLNGSFNQSNEEIQKSMPFMMERDLDEKFHKTKLFNARIKLFKEALNLHKATIFACKEAVRTNLRALSIIFNDEKMAEKNRLEAKDRREIIKGLFLLTPVVSSTFASFNNTFKELLNGDIGLLLIDEAGQANLTNALGALLRSNMAVVVGDPLQLEPVVTLPPALNNAILRYCDAKDEFNLLKSSVQLRADKVQDIGTYIKGEGKSIWVGSPLIVHRRCANPMFKISNETTYDDMMILGRDSESKLSDPNIKTEWIDVSSDEWIGNYNKAEGMIVKELLDGKLAKLKDSVKIITPFKDVCKNLKGAGTIHTMQGKEADVVIFVLGGATKGARAWAASTPNLLNVALTRAKEVVYIIGNRENWSNLPYFEVAARKIDKGQI; this is encoded by the coding sequence TTGAGCAAAGCAAATACCTTAAAATACTTTTTATTATCACAATATTTAGAGCCAAAAACCTTAGACGAGCCGAAAAAGACAAATACCAAATTTAAAAAATCAATGGACCTTGAGATCGCAAATTTTGATGAGAAATTTGTCCAAATTTTAAGAGCGTTTGATAGGCCGCTTTTAAAAAATGGTGTAGAAATTTCAATTTATGGCGGCATTTTTGAGACGGACTTGCTTGCCCTTGCGATATCAAAGTTAGCAAATGTGAAATTTGAAAAAGAGCAAATTTTGGATGAGCTGCGATCTGAGCAAACGAGCTTTGATAAGGCATTTTGCTATAAATTTAAGCTTACTGGTGATTTGGTATTTTGTAAAGATGATCAAAATTTTGCTTTAAAAGATATAAATTTAGATGATGATTTAACTCCGTTTTTTACACCAAACTCGTCTGATGATCTTTTCATCTCAACAGCTCCTTGGGCAATGGCTCGCCTAAATCATCTAAAAGAGATAAGCCAAAGTGACTTTAGCAAAGAGTGTGAGCGTATAAAAGACAAACTCTCTATATATAAAGAAAAAATGAGGCTTAGCGAGTATGTAAAAGCAGTCCATGAGGAGCTAAAAAGCTCTCTAAAGACGCCATTTTGTAAGGATGTGATTAGACTTGAGATAAGGATAGCTGATCCAAATTTCAAAGAGAGCGAGAGCCTTTTAAATAGCTTTTTTATAGATGATATAAATTTACTCATCAAATTTTATGAGTCAGGCAGGACGCACAAGCTAACGGATCAGTTGTTAGACGAGGGCAGTGAGAATAAATTTGAAAGACTTGATGTAAGAGATGAGCAAAATAAAAGGCTTGTTAGAGATTTTTTTAAAGCAGAGGAGTATCCAAGATCAGCCTTTGCTAGCGACTTTGCTTTAAATTTTTCACAGCAAATTGCCGTTAATAACATCATTAAAAAATTTAAAGAAAAAAGTGGTGGAATTTATAGCGTAAATGGTGCTCCAGACACTGGTAAAACAACGCTTTTAAAAGACGTAATGGCTGAAGTTGTTACACTTAGAGCGATGAAGCTCGCACAAATGAGTAGACATGATATCTTTGCACCAGTTCGAGATAGTAGCGATAAGGTGCTTTATTTCACTCTAAATAAAGAACTTCAGGGCTATGAGATGGTTGTTAGCTCTTGCAATAACGGTGCGGTTGAAATTTTAAGTAAAGAGCTTAGCCAGTTAAAAAGTATTGGTAGTTATGCAGGCGAGATTGATTATTTTAAATTTATAGCTACAAGGCTTCTCTCGGCTGATAAAAAGACAAATTTTGGAGAAAAATCTTTTATCTCAAAACCTGCATGGGGGCTTTTTTGCATACCTCTTGGCTCAAAGCAAAATAAGTCAAATTTTGTTTTTAACGCGATTAATGGCGTAAAGATCGAAAAAACACATAGTCAGTTTGAAGACATTTCAAAAGAATTTAAAGAATTTATAGAACAAGATGGCTTTTTAATGGGGCTTGGCAAATACTTGGCTACCGGCGAAGGAGTTGATGATTACGACGAGGCAAAGGAGAAATTTAATCAAGCCCTACACGAAGTAAATCTACTTTTTAGCGAGATCAGGATCAAAGAAGAGGAGCTAAAAAGTATAAATAGCGAGCTTATAAATATCGATAAAAGACTTGAAAACTATAATTCAGCAAAGCAAATAGAAGAGCTTTTAAAGCCACTAATAGATGAGCTGGATTTGAGCAAAAATGAACTAGAACAAAAGGTGGCTGAAGCTAACGAGCTAACAAAGCTTATTGGCCAAAATGAAATTTTGCAAGAGTATCTGAGTGCGCCTATAAAGCCATCATTTTTTATTTTCCAGCAAATTTTAAAGACGCAAGCTTTTGAAAAATATAACAATGAAGCGCAAAAAGTTAGTGAGATAAATCGCCAAATAGCTGAGCAAAATTTGAAAGCAAGCAAGCAAAATAGTGAAAATAAAGAGAAGAATGAAGCGAAATTAAACGAACTAAAAGCTCAAATAACTCAGCTTGAAGAGAAAATTTTAGAACTTAATACCAAGATAGACCATCTAAACAAGCTTAATGATGACTTTATTAGACGTCAAAAATTAATTGGTAGAAGCGAAGAGCTTGATAGCTTTTTAAATGGTAGTTTTAATCAGAGTAATGAAGAAATACAAAAGAGTATGCCATTTATGATGGAGCGTGATCTTGATGAGAAATTTCATAAGACAAAGCTTTTTAACGCGAGAATCAAGCTTTTTAAAGAAGCGCTTAATCTACATAAAGCCACTATCTTTGCTTGTAAAGAAGCTGTTAGAACAAATTTACGAGCTCTTAGTATTATATTTAATGATGAAAAAATGGCTGAGAAAAACAGACTTGAAGCTAAAGACAGACGTGAAATAATAAAAGGATTATTTTTACTAACGCCAGTTGTTAGTTCTACTTTTGCATCTTTTAATAATACCTTTAAAGAGCTACTAAATGGCGATATAGGTTTGCTCTTAATAGATGAGGCAGGGCAGGCAAATTTAACTAACGCATTAGGTGCACTGCTTCGTTCAAACATGGCTGTTGTAGTTGGTGATCCACTTCAACTTGAGCCCGTTGTAACATTGCCACCAGCTTTAAATAACGCTATTTTACGCTACTGTGATGCAAAGGATGAGTTTAATCTACTAAAATCATCAGTTCAACTTCGAGCCGATAAAGTACAAGATATTGGTACATATATAAAAGGAGAGGGTAAGTCCATTTGGGTTGGTTCGCCACTTATCGTTCATAGAAGGTGTGCCAATCCTATGTTTAAAATTTCAAACGAAACAACATATGATGATATGATGATACTTGGCAGAGATAGTGAAAGTAAACTTAGTGATCCTAATATCAAAACAGAGTGGATTGACGTTAGTAGTGATGAATGGATAGGTAATTATAATAAAGCCGAAGGCATGATCGTTAAAGAGCTTTTAGATGGTAAACTAGCCAAGCTAAAAGATAGTGTTAAAATAATAACACCTTTTAAAGATGTTTGTAAAAATTTAAAAGGGGCTGGTACCATTCACACCATGCAAGGCAAAGAAGCTGATGTTGTTATATTTGTTCTTGGTGGTGCCACAAAAGGCGCTAGAGCATGGGCTGCTAGTACGCCAAATTTACTAAATGTAGCACTAACAAGAGCAAAAGAGGTTGTTTATATAATTGGTAACCGAGAAAATTGGTCTAATTTGCCATATTTTGAGGTAGCGGCTAGAAAAATAGATAAAGGACAGATTTGA